The Alteriqipengyuania halimionae genome contains a region encoding:
- the gdhA gene encoding NADP-specific glutamate dehydrogenase, with translation MSDQMPSLDTFMEGLRQRNPGQDEFVQAVHDVAQDIWGWIEDKPRYHEAEILRRIAEPDRIVSFRVCWEDDDHNIRVERGWRVQNNNAIGPYKGGLRFDESVNESVLKFLAFEQTFKNSLTGLPMGGGKGGSNFNPKGKSDAEIMRFCQSFMTELYRHIGPNTDVPAGDMGVGSREIGYLFGQYKRLTGRWEGALTGKALEYGGSQMRPEATGYGAVYFLRAALKEAGEKIDGKTAIVSGSGNVALHAARKLVDCGAKVVTLSDSDGFVHDPDGFDNDKLDWIYDLKLERRGRISEYADEYSRAEFHEGKAPWAVESDLALPCATQNELDEDDAKALLDNDVLAVCEGANMPSTTEAADAFREAGIIFAPAKAANAGGVAVSGLEMSQNAERVSWDSDTLDDKLVALMEDIHDKCVEHAGETGEDGAVDYARGANIAGFRKVADAMLAYGVI, from the coding sequence ATGTCCGACCAGATGCCCAGCCTCGACACTTTCATGGAGGGGCTGCGCCAGCGCAATCCCGGCCAGGACGAATTCGTCCAGGCGGTTCATGACGTGGCGCAGGACATCTGGGGCTGGATCGAAGACAAGCCGCGCTATCACGAGGCCGAGATCCTCCGCCGCATCGCCGAGCCCGACCGGATCGTCTCGTTCCGCGTTTGCTGGGAAGACGACGATCACAATATCCGCGTCGAACGCGGCTGGCGGGTGCAGAACAACAATGCGATCGGCCCCTACAAGGGCGGCCTGCGGTTCGATGAGAGCGTGAACGAAAGCGTGCTCAAATTCCTCGCTTTCGAACAGACCTTCAAGAATTCGCTGACCGGTCTGCCGATGGGCGGCGGCAAGGGCGGATCGAACTTCAACCCCAAGGGCAAATCCGACGCGGAAATCATGCGGTTTTGCCAGAGCTTCATGACCGAGCTCTATCGCCATATCGGCCCGAACACCGACGTTCCGGCGGGCGACATGGGCGTCGGAAGCCGCGAAATCGGCTATCTGTTCGGCCAGTACAAACGCCTGACGGGCCGCTGGGAAGGCGCGCTCACCGGCAAGGCGCTCGAATATGGCGGCTCGCAGATGCGCCCCGAGGCAACCGGCTATGGCGCGGTCTATTTCCTACGCGCGGCGCTGAAGGAAGCGGGCGAGAAAATCGACGGCAAAACCGCGATCGTCTCGGGCTCGGGTAATGTGGCGCTGCATGCCGCGCGCAAGCTGGTCGATTGCGGCGCGAAGGTCGTCACCCTCTCGGATTCGGACGGTTTCGTCCACGATCCCGACGGATTCGACAATGACAAGCTCGACTGGATTTATGACCTCAAACTCGAACGGCGCGGTCGGATCAGCGAATATGCCGATGAATATTCGCGCGCCGAATTCCACGAAGGCAAAGCCCCTTGGGCGGTCGAGTCCGATCTCGCCCTGCCCTGCGCGACCCAGAACGAACTCGACGAGGACGACGCCAAGGCGCTGCTCGACAACGACGTGCTCGCCGTCTGCGAAGGCGCTAACATGCCGTCGACCACCGAAGCCGCCGACGCATTTCGCGAGGCCGGCATCATCTTCGCGCCGGCCAAGGCCGCGAATGCCGGCGGGGTCGCGGTGTCCGGCCTCGAAATGAGCCAGAACGCCGAGCGCGTGAGCTGGGACAGCGACACGCTCGACGACAAGCTCGTCGCATTGATGGAAGACATTCACGACAAGTGCGTCGAGCATGCAGGCGAGACCGGGGAAGACGGCGCGGTCGATTACGCGCGCGGCGCGAATATCGCCGGATTTCGCAAGGTTGCCGATGCGATGCTCGCCTACGGCGTCATCTAG
- a CDS encoding holin family protein: MGILETLIGPIASIIDKVIPDKEARERAKLELLKLEGTQEMDLIRARLEAIVTEAASRDPWTSRARPSFLYVMYTLILFALPMGVLSAFNAQIAVDIGNGITAYLRGLPDELYALFGTGYLGYTAARQWGKVKGVER; encoded by the coding sequence ATGGGCATTCTCGAAACACTGATCGGACCGATCGCGAGCATCATCGACAAGGTCATCCCCGACAAGGAGGCGCGCGAACGCGCCAAGCTGGAGTTGCTCAAGCTCGAAGGCACGCAGGAGATGGACCTCATCCGCGCGCGGCTCGAAGCGATCGTGACCGAAGCCGCGTCGCGCGACCCTTGGACCAGCCGTGCCCGCCCGAGCTTCCTCTATGTGATGTACACACTGATCCTGTTCGCGCTGCCAATGGGCGTGTTGAGCGCGTTCAACGCGCAGATCGCCGTAGATATCGGCAACGGCATCACCGCCTATCTGCGCGGCCTGCCCGACGAGCTCTACGCGCTCTTCGGCACCGGCTATCTCGGCTACACCGCGGCCCGCCAGTGGGGAAAGGTCAAGGGCGTGGAGCGGTAG
- a CDS encoding type II 3-dehydroquinate dehydratase → MTNLVYVLNGPNLNLLGLREPEIYGSDTLDDIAGLLDDRAREHGLEIDLHQSNHEGHLIDWLHEAQAEGAKAVLLNAGGYTHTSIALHDAIRAIVTPVYEVHLSDPSTREEFRHRSYVGMAATASFCGKGAQSYVDALDAVAES, encoded by the coding sequence ATGACCAACCTCGTTTACGTCCTCAACGGACCCAATCTGAACCTCCTCGGCCTGCGTGAGCCCGAAATCTACGGCTCCGACACGCTCGACGATATTGCCGGTCTGCTCGACGACCGGGCGCGGGAGCATGGGCTGGAGATCGACTTGCACCAGTCCAATCACGAAGGTCATCTGATCGACTGGCTGCACGAGGCGCAGGCCGAAGGCGCGAAGGCCGTGCTGCTCAATGCGGGCGGTTACACCCACACCTCGATCGCGCTGCACGATGCGATCCGGGCGATCGTTACGCCAGTCTATGAAGTGCACCTGTCCGATCCCTCGACGCGCGAGGAATTCCGCCATCGTTCCTATGTCGGCATGGCCGCGACGGCCTCGTTCTGCGGAAAAGGCGCGCAATCCTATGTCGATGCGCTGGATGCCGTAGCGGAAAGCTGA
- a CDS encoding proprotein convertase P-domain-containing protein, giving the protein MKETHFSLSARLKIARKQKVQPDLYTTLTMFPYQEGMDDGVCSTAWDGWQGAALHACLVVLFLLLPTTLFAQAVNTYSNPTTGTINSGTPCSNALARTFNVSGTNYTIADVNLGILVTHSWRGDLRFILQSPTGTRVQMTEGDTSNGGISGNNFNVLLDDSAGQFVNTDGNANSHSTSAPPYQNTFRPRNPLSAFNGENANGVWRLEICDMYPQADDGSFRRADLYLTALPTNYADLSLTKTLVSATPSNGGNANWRLTVTNSGSSPMTANGVSVRDDLPAGFTFQSASGAGSYDPVSGIWTVGSIAPGQSRSIDVTGSISATAGVRISSAAEIISSSVPDSDSTVNNGLASEDDYATNSFVVAGTRAAGIPPNLTCPAGSVVFDWDTRSWAAGSTNNSFPLASIGTIGFMLNNPGSWLNNNSLGGQSPNRQNAMDGGTNEYALIQVVNLNNTDEVVTTTISLPMVMRGARFAVFDVDYGANQFADRIRVEGRYKGATVIPILTNGETNYVIGNEAFGDGVSDTPDPDGNVVVTFNSPIDAIVIEYGNHRNVPSPVINPGQQGIAIHDITFCRPTTDLTVLKTSSVLSDPVNGTNNPRAIPGARMKYCLLFNNTGDNAATDVIARDTLPTGISYVAGTMKSGTSCANANSAEDNNASGGDESDPFGASISGREITATTATLAAGAAFALTFEALVD; this is encoded by the coding sequence ATGAAAGAAACACATTTTTCGCTGAGCGCCCGACTGAAGATCGCGCGCAAGCAGAAAGTCCAGCCGGACCTATACACCACATTAACCATGTTTCCCTATCAGGAAGGGATGGACGATGGGGTTTGTAGCACGGCTTGGGACGGCTGGCAGGGCGCCGCTCTGCACGCGTGCCTGGTAGTCCTGTTCCTGCTGCTGCCAACGACGCTGTTTGCGCAGGCGGTCAACACCTACTCGAACCCGACGACCGGCACGATCAACAGCGGCACGCCCTGCTCCAACGCGCTTGCCCGAACGTTCAACGTCTCGGGCACGAACTACACCATCGCCGATGTCAATCTGGGCATATTGGTAACCCATAGCTGGCGCGGAGACTTGCGGTTCATCCTCCAGTCTCCAACAGGGACGCGCGTCCAGATGACCGAGGGCGATACTTCGAACGGCGGGATCAGCGGCAACAATTTCAACGTGCTGCTCGACGATTCCGCAGGCCAGTTCGTCAATACCGATGGCAATGCGAACAGCCATTCGACCAGTGCCCCGCCCTACCAGAACACGTTTCGACCGCGGAACCCGCTCTCGGCGTTCAATGGCGAAAATGCGAACGGCGTCTGGCGGCTCGAAATCTGCGACATGTATCCGCAGGCAGACGATGGCAGCTTCCGCCGCGCCGACCTCTACCTCACCGCGCTCCCGACCAATTACGCCGACTTGTCGCTGACCAAGACGCTGGTCAGCGCTACGCCCAGCAATGGCGGGAATGCGAACTGGCGTCTCACCGTCACCAATTCGGGATCCTCGCCGATGACGGCCAACGGCGTATCGGTGCGAGACGATCTGCCTGCCGGGTTCACATTCCAGTCGGCGAGCGGTGCCGGTTCCTACGATCCTGTCAGCGGTATCTGGACGGTCGGTTCGATCGCGCCCGGGCAGAGTCGCTCAATCGACGTTACTGGCTCGATCTCGGCCACCGCGGGCGTCAGAATTTCAAGCGCGGCCGAAATCATTTCCAGCAGCGTACCCGATAGCGATTCCACCGTGAATAACGGCCTCGCCAGCGAAGACGATTACGCTACCAACAGCTTCGTCGTCGCCGGAACCCGGGCGGCGGGCATTCCGCCCAACCTGACCTGCCCGGCCGGATCGGTGGTGTTCGATTGGGACACGCGTTCGTGGGCGGCCGGCAGCACCAACAACAGCTTCCCCCTCGCTTCGATCGGAACGATCGGATTCATGCTGAACAATCCCGGTTCGTGGCTGAACAACAACAGCCTCGGCGGCCAATCGCCCAACCGCCAGAACGCCATGGACGGCGGTACGAACGAGTACGCCTTGATCCAGGTCGTCAACCTCAACAACACGGACGAAGTCGTCACCACGACGATCAGCCTACCGATGGTGATGCGCGGCGCACGCTTCGCGGTGTTCGACGTCGATTACGGCGCCAACCAGTTCGCCGATCGCATCCGGGTCGAGGGGCGATACAAGGGCGCGACCGTGATCCCGATCCTGACCAATGGCGAAACCAATTACGTAATCGGCAACGAAGCCTTCGGCGATGGTGTGTCCGACACGCCCGACCCCGACGGCAATGTCGTCGTCACCTTCAATTCGCCGATCGACGCGATCGTGATCGAATACGGCAATCACCGAAACGTCCCCAGCCCGGTGATCAATCCGGGCCAGCAAGGGATCGCGATCCACGACATCACCTTCTGCCGTCCGACCACCGATCTGACGGTGCTCAAAACCAGCTCGGTGCTCAGCGATCCGGTGAACGGGACGAACAATCCCAGGGCGATCCCCGGCGCGCGGATGAAGTACTGCCTGCTGTTTAACAACACCGGCGACAATGCCGCGACCGACGTGATTGCGCGCGACACGCTGCCCACCGGGATCAGCTATGTCGCCGGGACAATGAAATCGGGCACCAGCTGCGCAAATGCGAACAGCGCCGAAGACAACAATGCCAGCGGCGGCGACGAAAGCGACCCCTTCGGCGCCTCGATTTCCGGACGCGAAATCACCGCGACCACCGCGACGCTTGCAGCCGGCGCAGCCTTCGCGCTTACCTTCGAAGCACTGGTCGACTAG
- the accB gene encoding acetyl-CoA carboxylase biotin carboxyl carrier protein, with translation MASSKQSGMNIDSKLVRELAELLGETGLTEIEVEDGERKIKVSRGGTVAAPVHYAQPAPAAPAPAPAPAAAPAGAPGDAPAEAAGAPANAVKSPMVGTVYMAPEPGAPDFVKVGDKVEAGDTLLIVEAMKVMNPITAPASGTVKQLLVENAQPVEFDQPLVVVE, from the coding sequence ATGGCTTCTTCAAAACAGAGCGGCATGAACATCGACAGCAAGCTCGTACGCGAACTCGCCGAGCTGCTGGGTGAAACCGGCCTCACCGAAATCGAGGTCGAGGACGGCGAACGCAAGATCAAGGTTTCGCGCGGCGGCACGGTCGCAGCGCCCGTACATTACGCCCAGCCCGCCCCGGCGGCCCCCGCGCCCGCCCCGGCTCCGGCCGCCGCCCCCGCAGGAGCGCCGGGCGATGCGCCTGCCGAGGCCGCCGGCGCGCCCGCCAATGCGGTCAAATCGCCGATGGTCGGCACCGTCTACATGGCGCCCGAGCCCGGTGCGCCCGATTTCGTCAAGGTCGGCGACAAGGTCGAGGCCGGAGACACGCTGCTGATCGTCGAGGCGATGAAGGTGATGAACCCGATCACCGCGCCCGCTTCGGGCACGGTCAAGCAATTGCTGGTCGAAAACGCGCAGCCGGTCGAATTCGACCAGCCGCTCGTCGTCGTCGAGTAA
- a CDS encoding polysaccharide deacetylase family protein, giving the protein MRTEHLTPVRFREGFGPRFLVTVDVEEEFDWSQPLARENVSVESVARLRKFQRFCEAVEVRPCYLIDFPVANSRIAQDILGKAFKAGKADLGLQLHPWVTPPHREEVNQSNSFPGNLPPALERDKIATLTRKVRDSFDTDALIYRAGRYGLGEDTASLLAEQGIAIDSSVRAYHDYSAAGGPDFGMVDPNPFWLDRDHRVMEIPLTTVFAGVFARSGASGFRRIEKVPRLPGLAARLGLLERIPLTPEGTTVQEALRGIDIALRQDVPILNLAFHSPSLVPGNTPYVRDSTDLDAFYDWWRAVFDHLKARNVRPTGIEEIMAAVELE; this is encoded by the coding sequence TTGCGAACGGAGCACCTGACACCGGTTCGCTTTCGCGAAGGCTTCGGCCCGCGCTTCCTCGTCACTGTCGACGTGGAAGAGGAATTCGACTGGTCGCAGCCGCTCGCGCGTGAGAACGTCTCGGTCGAATCGGTCGCGCGGTTGCGCAAATTCCAGCGGTTCTGCGAAGCCGTCGAGGTGCGCCCCTGCTACCTGATCGACTTTCCGGTCGCCAATTCACGGATCGCACAGGACATTCTCGGCAAGGCTTTCAAGGCCGGCAAGGCGGATCTCGGGCTCCAGCTGCATCCCTGGGTGACGCCGCCCCATCGCGAAGAGGTCAACCAGTCCAACAGCTTCCCGGGCAATCTCCCGCCCGCACTCGAACGCGACAAGATCGCGACCCTCACGCGCAAGGTGCGCGACAGTTTCGATACCGATGCACTGATCTATCGCGCGGGCCGCTATGGCTTGGGTGAGGACACCGCGTCGCTGCTCGCGGAACAGGGCATCGCGATCGATAGCTCGGTGCGAGCCTATCACGATTACAGCGCCGCGGGCGGACCCGATTTCGGCATGGTCGACCCGAACCCGTTCTGGCTCGACCGAGACCACAGGGTGATGGAAATCCCGCTCACCACCGTGTTTGCCGGCGTGTTTGCCAGGAGCGGGGCATCGGGCTTCCGCAGGATCGAGAAAGTGCCAAGGCTTCCAGGCCTCGCGGCCCGGTTGGGACTGCTCGAACGGATACCGCTGACACCCGAGGGCACCACGGTGCAAGAAGCATTGCGCGGTATCGACATCGCGCTCCGTCAGGATGTGCCGATCCTCAACCTGGCTTTTCACAGCCCTTCGCTGGTGCCGGGCAATACGCCTTATGTGCGCGACAGTACGGATCTGGATGCGTTCTATGACTGGTGGCGCGCGGTGTTCGATCACCTCAAGGCTCGCAATGTGCGCCCCACCGGGATAGAGGAAATCATGGCTGCGGTGGAGCTCGAATAG
- the accC gene encoding acetyl-CoA carboxylase biotin carboxylase subunit: MAISRILIANRGEIALRIHRAAHEMGIETVAVHSTADADAMHVRLADHAVCIGPPPATDSYLNVANIISAAEIAGADAIHPGYGFLSENAKFAEIVEAHDIVWIGPKPEHIRTMGDKVQAKKTAGALGLPLVPGSDGAVSDVEEAKKIAAEIGYPVIIKAASGGGGRGMKVCEAEDKLETLMKQAGSEAKAAFGDATVYIEKYLGNPRHIEFQVFGDGRGGAIHLGERDCSLQRRHQKVLEEAPSPVISDEERAQMGEVCSKAMRDMAYRGAGTIEFLWENGEFYFIEMNTRLQVEHPVTEAITGMDLVREQIRIADGKDLSCTQDQIEFKGHAIECRINAEDPFTFAPSPGKVTHYHPAGGMHVRVDSGLYAGYSIPPYYDSMIAKLIVYGRSREKCIMRLKRALEEMVIEGVNHSVPLHEELLQQPDVLSGDYSIKWLEEWLKEREG, encoded by the coding sequence ATGGCCATTTCCCGCATCCTGATCGCCAATCGCGGCGAAATCGCGCTGCGCATCCACCGTGCTGCCCACGAAATGGGGATCGAGACGGTCGCCGTGCATTCGACCGCGGATGCCGACGCGATGCATGTGCGCCTGGCCGATCATGCGGTGTGCATCGGCCCGCCGCCTGCGACCGACAGCTACCTCAACGTGGCCAACATCATCTCGGCAGCCGAGATCGCCGGGGCGGATGCGATCCATCCGGGCTACGGTTTCCTGTCCGAGAATGCCAAGTTCGCCGAGATCGTCGAAGCGCACGATATCGTCTGGATCGGGCCCAAGCCCGAGCATATCCGCACGATGGGCGACAAGGTCCAGGCGAAGAAAACCGCGGGCGCGCTGGGCTTGCCGCTGGTCCCCGGATCGGACGGCGCGGTTTCCGATGTCGAGGAAGCGAAGAAAATCGCCGCCGAGATCGGCTATCCCGTGATCATCAAGGCCGCCAGCGGCGGCGGTGGCCGGGGGATGAAAGTGTGCGAGGCCGAGGACAAGCTCGAAACGTTGATGAAGCAGGCCGGCAGCGAAGCGAAAGCCGCGTTCGGCGATGCGACGGTCTATATCGAGAAATATCTCGGCAATCCGCGCCACATCGAATTCCAGGTGTTCGGCGACGGACGCGGCGGTGCGATCCATCTGGGTGAGCGCGACTGTTCGCTCCAGCGGCGCCACCAGAAAGTGCTCGAGGAAGCGCCCTCGCCGGTCATTTCGGACGAAGAGCGCGCACAGATGGGCGAAGTCTGCTCCAAGGCGATGCGCGACATGGCCTATCGCGGCGCGGGCACAATCGAATTCCTGTGGGAAAACGGCGAGTTCTACTTCATCGAGATGAACACCCGCCTGCAGGTCGAACACCCGGTGACCGAAGCGATCACCGGCATGGACCTGGTGCGCGAGCAGATCCGCATCGCCGATGGCAAGGACCTGTCCTGCACGCAAGACCAGATCGAGTTCAAGGGCCACGCGATCGAATGCCGGATCAATGCCGAGGATCCGTTCACCTTCGCCCCCTCGCCCGGCAAGGTCACGCATTACCACCCGGCCGGCGGCATGCATGTGCGTGTCGATAGCGGGCTCTATGCCGGCTATTCGATCCCGCCCTATTACGACAGCATGATCGCCAAACTGATCGTCTACGGCCGCAGCCGCGAAAAGTGCATCATGCGCCTGAAGCGCGCACTCGAGGAAATGGTGATCGAAGGCGTCAATCACTCGGTCCCGCTGCACGAGGAACTGCTGCAACAGCCCGACGTGCTGAGCGGCGACTACTCGATCAAATGGCTCGAGGAATGGCTGAAAGAGCGCGAGGGGTGA
- a CDS encoding histidine kinase dimerization/phospho-acceptor domain-containing protein — protein MHFDDRLDTVMRTPLRSDAGRRTQYRQLLDILAQKRAADIEKAQRDEAFRLLGELSRDLPLDQRARIIAQSDLRIESLRLLGILALHEPEIARPAMRQAKLASDEWFELIPTLPPKVRGYLKGREDLAPELCQRLARIGVEADPNSPPRDVGSTPTPSPINEAEAEQNAPAPVLLHPRIRPEPDIAPPPFISRSALGLRDDDDAIDAAFDQEAPEPTPPVDPAREPASDTPPPVDAAPHEDQSLDLVDPYQALIEDAASPSEADDDVPAEASPDDDTVTAIPLAPTASDPAQKIGDLVRRIERFRKTRDSAAQAPGAPQAPRLPLDERQSEETRITAIEFTTDRSGRIAEATRAVAPMVVGFSLSGAGERIGRAVRRRLPIVDEPLTMPGAAAIEGKWQLDAMPVFDPEGGRFLHFRGRLRRPGRVVTHAAKRAEKLRQLLHELRTPVNAIQGFAESIQQQIFGDVPHNYRSYAATIAADSAAMMAGFEELDRFARLTGEEIDLVGTGCDLSLTVSRTLDQLATYTQPRVSGFKAKLHEPPVPIALSQSDGDRLLWRILGTLAGETAPGEYLSLRLTVQGDMAQFSSTLPRRLVEREDQKLFEGGLASGQNAITAGMFGSGFALRLARAEARAARGDLVRDTDELVLSLPLLTQGTTGNSEDTDQEDESAASNRDSKDAA, from the coding sequence ATGCATTTCGACGACCGCCTCGACACCGTCATGCGCACGCCGCTGCGCAGCGATGCCGGGCGTCGTACTCAATACCGGCAATTGCTCGATATTCTCGCGCAGAAGCGCGCCGCCGATATCGAAAAGGCCCAGCGCGACGAAGCCTTTCGCCTACTCGGCGAGTTGAGTCGCGATCTGCCGTTGGACCAGCGCGCCCGGATCATCGCTCAGTCGGATCTGCGCATAGAGTCGCTGCGCCTTCTGGGCATACTCGCTTTGCACGAACCCGAGATTGCGCGCCCGGCTATGCGTCAGGCGAAGCTCGCGAGCGATGAGTGGTTCGAGCTGATCCCGACGCTGCCGCCCAAGGTGCGTGGTTATCTCAAGGGTCGCGAGGATCTCGCCCCTGAACTGTGCCAGCGCCTCGCGCGAATCGGAGTGGAAGCCGATCCCAACTCGCCGCCTCGTGACGTCGGGAGCACGCCTACGCCGTCGCCCATAAACGAGGCCGAAGCAGAGCAGAACGCCCCGGCGCCCGTTCTGCTGCATCCTCGCATCAGGCCGGAGCCCGATATCGCACCGCCGCCCTTCATCTCGCGCAGCGCGCTGGGATTGCGCGACGATGATGATGCGATCGATGCTGCTTTCGATCAGGAAGCACCCGAGCCAACGCCGCCTGTTGACCCGGCGCGGGAGCCTGCATCCGATACGCCGCCACCGGTCGATGCCGCTCCGCACGAAGACCAATCGCTCGACCTGGTCGATCCCTACCAGGCGCTGATCGAAGATGCTGCTTCGCCGTCCGAGGCGGACGACGACGTCCCGGCGGAAGCTAGCCCCGATGACGATACCGTGACCGCAATTCCACTCGCGCCCACCGCGTCCGATCCGGCCCAGAAGATCGGCGACCTCGTGCGTCGGATCGAGCGGTTCCGCAAGACGCGCGACAGCGCCGCTCAAGCGCCCGGTGCGCCGCAAGCGCCGCGCCTGCCGCTCGACGAACGCCAGTCCGAGGAGACGCGCATCACCGCGATCGAATTCACCACCGATCGCAGTGGACGCATTGCAGAGGCTACCCGTGCCGTCGCGCCGATGGTGGTGGGCTTTTCGCTGTCGGGAGCAGGAGAGCGGATTGGGCGCGCGGTGCGCCGCCGCCTCCCGATCGTCGACGAACCGTTGACCATGCCCGGTGCCGCCGCGATCGAGGGCAAGTGGCAGCTCGACGCGATGCCGGTGTTCGATCCCGAAGGCGGACGCTTCCTCCATTTCCGCGGTCGCCTGCGCCGTCCGGGCCGGGTCGTCACCCATGCCGCCAAGCGCGCGGAAAAATTGCGCCAGCTGCTGCACGAACTGCGCACGCCGGTAAACGCGATCCAGGGGTTTGCCGAATCGATCCAACAGCAGATCTTCGGAGATGTGCCGCACAATTACCGCTCCTATGCCGCAACCATCGCCGCCGACAGCGCGGCAATGATGGCCGGCTTCGAGGAGCTGGATCGCTTCGCCCGCCTGACCGGCGAGGAAATCGACCTTGTCGGTACAGGGTGCGACCTTTCCCTTACCGTCAGCCGCACTCTCGACCAGCTGGCCACCTACACCCAGCCGCGCGTGAGTGGATTCAAGGCCAAACTGCACGAACCGCCAGTACCGATCGCCCTGAGCCAAAGCGACGGCGACCGCTTGCTGTGGCGTATCCTCGGCACGCTGGCAGGCGAAACCGCACCGGGCGAATACCTGTCGCTGCGCCTCACCGTGCAAGGCGACATGGCACAGTTTTCATCGACCCTGCCCCGCCGCCTGGTTGAGAGGGAAGACCAGAAGCTGTTCGAAGGGGGGCTCGCGAGCGGACAGAACGCGATCACCGCAGGAATGTTCGGCAGTGGCTTCGCGCTTCGCCTGGCGCGCGCCGAAGCCCGCGCGGCGCGGGGCGACCTGGTGCGCGACACCGACGAGCTCGTGCTCAGCCTGCCGCTGTTGACCCAGGGCACCACCGGCAATAGCGAAGACACTGACCAAGAAGACGAAAGCGCCGCATCCAATCGCGATTCAAAGGATGCCGCCTGA
- a CDS encoding Lrp/AsnC family transcriptional regulator — translation MTKPVTNLDPIDRQLLSELQDNGRITNVSLADKVGLTAPPCLRRVRALENAGVIRGYHADLDPGTLGYGIMVFAMVSLKSQAEDALKAFEDHVSALAEVRECHMLNGEIDYILKVVSEDLQTFQTFLTSHLVNAPNVASVKTSLTIRTTKHEPGVPLD, via the coding sequence ATGACCAAGCCGGTCACCAACCTCGATCCGATCGATCGCCAGCTTTTGTCCGAATTGCAGGATAACGGCCGGATTACCAATGTCTCCCTGGCCGACAAGGTCGGACTGACGGCACCGCCGTGCCTGCGGCGCGTGCGTGCGCTGGAAAATGCGGGTGTCATTCGCGGTTATCACGCCGATCTCGACCCCGGCACGCTGGGTTACGGCATCATGGTGTTCGCCATGGTGAGCCTGAAGAGCCAGGCCGAGGACGCGCTGAAAGCGTTCGAAGATCACGTAAGCGCGCTGGCCGAAGTGCGCGAATGCCACATGCTCAATGGCGAGATCGACTATATCCTGAAAGTCGTGAGCGAAGACCTGCAGACCTTCCAGACCTTCCTCACCAGCCACCTCGTCAACGCCCCCAATGTGGCGAGCGTGAAGACCAGCCTGACGATCCGCACGACGAAGCACGAACCGGGCGTTCCTCTGGATTGA